GAAAGACGGGCTTACCTAGTTCCAGAGTGACACTCGAGGGGGCTATCCTGTTGCCCAAGTTGACCAGCACACGGTTATAGGCTGGCGAGATGAAGGTCCACACCACCGCCACAAAAATCACCAGGACAATGGCTGTGACCAGGAATAGAAGTATCTTGTTGCGTCGCAAGAACACAAGGAGCTTATTGTTTCGCAAGGACACGGACAAACCTCTGAGCCAAGAGAGCAACCGGGCCAGGAATGTCTGATCTTGTGTAGGCTTATTGTTTTGCAGGGACACGGACTAACTTCTGAGCCCAGAGTAACCACAGACCAATGCTTATTAGGATCACCAGAGACTGCCAGATGAGGAAATGGGCTGTTTCAAAAACCGACTCCGAAAAGTGGGTTCCGATGAAGAAAAGGGTCACGGTACGCACCAGGTTGACAGCGCT
This DNA window, taken from Chloroflexota bacterium, encodes the following:
- a CDS encoding exosortase H, whose translation is SAVNLVRTVTLFFIGTHFSESVFETAHFLIWQSLVILISIGLWLLWAQKLVRVPAKQ